A single region of the Melospiza georgiana isolate bMelGeo1 chromosome 7, bMelGeo1.pri, whole genome shotgun sequence genome encodes:
- the LOC131085933 gene encoding protein mono-ADP-ribosyltransferase PARP14-like, with protein sequence MEGQRPCSFPLLVRGDWGPAEPPPSLRKKLLCYFQSQKRSGGGECELRTGSDSGTILVCFARPEVRERVLRRPAHELVWGSGERLSLQVTALPADGDPAQEAGPAGGTQAPVNEPQVSLFHSPICQNKETPVCTQQEKTESCEKLEAEKATSRTSAVVVTTAFGKEIEHEILEMYFESKRRSGGGPIKSSVKKDDQVIITFQEEQDAQEVLQRKHHLSKIDLIVKPWQVATSQESCQVENSEGSLLPTAVVLENVKDTIKDCMLILLVENVSGLSEEDGDFSVEMIPELCAAVVTFTGNTDAEEFVEKLNQNQRAREQNITAWCLEQTKTVRAENIPPNTSSHYIALYFENEKYGGAQTLDVQLLPDEDAALITFGDQKDVTNILAKKHSLNKTPIFVYPYYTSLETALYGKEGPQIKKPDPITLPLDPYIWIYLQGNSSLIKAIDHEMAKCNCVPVWPDPLCADPTVTLHPSAIFSERKRSVSRLVKAWKKEVSTAFSHTISKYEAIKCQVNTEVWEAIRNSFLHDEVQMIPYISKDLHVLVGEKEVVKKVEQELKLLIEKATREIEREKKRTELKVNSVNPGDYGILQITGLEEKFHEEFPNLQITYDNLEKSISLSGVPEEVYKVKGEILDHVYKMAKKAINVHPSIFQFLEHIDSETLSQSLFISKQINVFYELGVGEIILKGNAPEDLLKAEEKIKKELDHRSITLGDESVLQKEEWQMLVEENCSNGAVAVTQAESQIMIAGLSEAVAKAFKELSSFIDENTQVQKVIEGKPMALIKFFKKEKVNDWAALPKKGVKVDFSTQKNCEVVLLSGPKTKVLEGVSLVEQILSGLHFKRVVIDLPGAKAYIKEQAHLLALNIKEMYKCLVLLEEQPEEHSNRGKFHMQVTMGETVIALYEADLCTHPVDVVVNASNEDLKHIGGLAEALSRAAGPALQEECDEVVRMLGNLQPGDAVMTCPGKLPCKNVIHAVGPRWSSDRPEICVNLLRKTVKKCLQLAERHKHRSIALPAISGGIFGFPMELCTYSIVSSIKETLEESKGNSSLKEVHLVGFAQDSIQAFSKAFGEVFSESSASYRPLHHVTSVPQRRQRTFKRIKRMNNFPFITTQEGLHIVLQTGSIEDAATSVVVVSVGKDLQLDKGPLGKALLSKAGPMLQTGLSKEGGGRIPEEGSVLKTKGYNLACSVVLHAVVPVWSQKNTPAKVLGDIITKCLEIAEELSLKSITFPAIGTGNLEFPRSVVAKLLFDKVFEFSSENRVNSLEEVHFLLHTKDTANIQEFSDELESRSVAVKGQKPSPNDTSQSPAFSAIPSSSAHSVPEMRIGSVVFQVAEGDITKEVGDAIVNITNQTFSLKTGVSRAILNGAGKAVEDECGVLAQKTGKNYIITQAGNLPCKNIMHFVYQNDIKSLVSQVLQECELQQYTSVIFPAIGTGEARRNPAEVAGNMIDAVTDFAKRNPSTSVKTIKVVIFQPHLMSVFQASMQKREQSTATRIKSFVSKAYHMGKLALWSSEKHSPKGKTKVVSEKKMDLAVVQICGENKKEVEEAEKWLRRAISNEQSHTEIVDETISHFDDEEVEELDDLEKKLKICLNLKSTCIEITGVAKDVCQASSAVHKMIRKIKAAKEAQAKLLQNSVEWKYSEKDSYVPFNSLTNVELENAYKAKQKTVEVIIGERIYTVDMERKTAVDDQGGQISIIRIDKSEDQKSIVLPPTWDPMENEQLKIVELKADSREYKDVQERFLQTCQSFRIEKIERIQNQYLWKNYQIKKCEIDKKNGNRNNERLLFHGTSQESLTLINKKGFNRSYAGMHAANFGNGTYFAVNANYSAHDMYSRPDVNGKKYMYLARVLVGEYSLGIKGSITPAQKNVSNSVDLYDSSTDNVSHPSMFIIFNDIQAYPEYLITFTK encoded by the exons CTTCCCGCTGCTGGTGCGGGGGGACTGGGGCCCCGCCGAGCCGCCGCCCTCGCTCAGGAAGAAGCTGCTCTGCTACTTCCAGAGCCAGAAGCGCTCGGGCGGCGGCGAGTGCGAGCTGCGGACCGGGAGCGACAGCGGCACCATCCTCGTCTGCTTCGCCCGGCCCGAGG TGCGGGAGCGGGTGCTGAGGCGGCCGGCCCACGAGTTGGTGTGGGGGTCCGGAGAGCGGCTGTCGCTGCAGGTCACCGCGCTGCCGGCGGACGGCGACCCCGCGCAG GAGGCGGGTCCGGCCGGCGGGACCCAGGCGCCAG TTAATGAACCCCAGGTGTCTCTGTTTCATTCTCCCATCTGTCAGAATAAGGAAACCCCTGTGTGTACTCAGCAGGAGAAGACAG AATCATGTGAGAAATTGGAAGCAGAGAAAGCAACCTCTAGGACTTCTGCTGTAGTAGTAACCACTGCCTTTGGGAAGGAAATAGAACATGAGATTTTGGAAATGTACTTTGAAAGTAAAAGGAGGTCTGGTGGGGGGCCCATTAAGTCCTCTGTCAAAAAGGATGACCAAGTGATCATCACCTTTCAGGAAGAACAAG ATGCCCAAGAAGTTTTACAAAGAAAGCATCACTTGAGTAAAATTGATCTGATTGTGAAGCCATGGCAAGTGGCAACTTCCCAGGAGTCTTGCCAAGTGGAGAACTCTGAAGGATCCCTGCTTCCCACCGCAGTTGTGCTGGAAAATGTGAAGGACACGATCAAAGATTGCATGTTAATTTTGCTGGTAGAGAATGTCAGTGGCTTGTCAGAGGAGGATGGTGACTTCAGTGTGGAAATGATACCTGAGTTATGTGCTGCTGTAGTTACTTTCACTGGAAATACTG ATGCAGAGGAATTTGTTGAAAAGCTGAATCAAAACCAGAGAGCAAGGGAACAAAACATTACTGCATGGTGCCTTGAGCAAACAAAAACTGTTAGGGCTGAAAATATACCACCCAACACCTCCAGTCACTACATAGCTCTCTACTTTGAAAATGAGAAGTACGGCGGTGCACAGACCCTGGATGTTCAACTGCTGCCTGATGAAGATGCAGCTCTCATTACATTTGGTGACCAAAAAG atGTAACAAATATCCTGGCAAAGAAGCATTCACTCAACAAAACACCAATCTTTGTCTATCCTTACTACACCTCACTGGAAACGGCTCTATATGGAAAGGAAGGACCACAGATAAAGAAACCAGATCCAATTACATTGCCTCTGGATCCCTATATCTGGATTTATTTGCAAGGAAATAGTAGCTTAATTAAGGCAATAGATCATGAAATGGCAAAGTGTAATTGTGTGCCAGTGTGGCCTGATCCACTCTGTGCAGATCCAACAGTTACTTTGCATCCTTCAGCTATTTTTTCTGAGCGGAAGAGATCTGTATCTAGATTGGTCAAGGCATGGAAAAAAGAAGTTTCTACAGCATTTTCACACACCATATCAAAGTATGAAGCAATTAAATGTCAAGTAAACACAGAGGTGTGGGAAGCCATTAGGAACAGCTTTCTCCATGATGAAGTTCAGATGATCCCATATATTTCCAAGGATTTACATGTTCTAGTAGGTGAAAAAGAAGTTGTGAAGAAGGTTGAACAAGAACTGAAGCTTCTGATCGAAAAGGCCACCAGAGaaattgaaagagaaaagaaaagaactgAACTGAAAGTCAATTCAGTGAATCCAGGGGACTATGGAATTTTACAGATTACTGGTCTGGAAGAAAAATTTCATGAAGAATTCCCAAACCTGCAAATTACTTATGATAATTTGGAGAAGAGCATCAGCCTGTCTGGAGTGCCTGAGGAAGTTTACAAAGTAAAAGGAGAAATACTTGATCATGTATACAAAATGGCAAAGAAAGCAATTAATGTCCACCCttctatttttcagtttttagaGCATATTGATAGTGAAACTCTGTCACAGAGCCTGTTTATATCAAAACAAATTAATGTCTTTTATGAGCTTGGTGTGGGAGAGATCATCCTGAAAGGGAATGCTCCTGAAGATCTCctaaaagcagaggaaaaaataaagaaagaactGGATCACAGAAGTATTACTTTGGGGGATGAGTCGGTCCTTCAGAAGGAGGAATGGCAGATGCTAGTCGAGGAAAACTGCTCTAATGGAGCTGTAGCAGTCACTCAGGCAGAGAGTCAGATCATGATTGCTGGTCTTTCTGAAGCTGTAGCAAAAGCCTTTAAAGAACTTTCCAGCTTTATAGATGAAAACACACAGGTGCAAAAGGTCATTGAAGGGAAGCCGATGGCACTCATAAAGTTTTTTAAGAAAGAGAAGGTCAATGATTGGGCTGCCCTACCAAAAAAGGGTGTGAAAGTTGACTTTAGCACTCAGAAGAACTGTGAAGTTGTATTGTTGAgtgggccaaagacaaaagtGTTGGAGGGAGTCAGCTTAGTTGAGCAAATTCTGTCTGGCTTGCATTTTAAGCGCGTGGTGATTGACTTGCCAGGAGCCAAGGCGTATATAAAAGAGCAAGCACACCTTTTGGCCCTCAATATAAAAGAAATGTACAAGTGTTTAGTCCTACTGGAAGAGCAGCCAGAAGAACACAGTAACAGAGGCAAGTTCCATATGCAGGTGACCATGGGTGAAACTGTAATAGCGCTTTATGAAGCTGACTTGTGCACTCATCCTGTTGATGTTGTGGTGAATGCATCTAATGAAGACCTAAAACACATTGGTGGCCTGGCTGAGGCGCTGTCAAGAgcagctgggccagcactgcaggaggagTGTGATGAGGTGGTGAGGATGCTGGGGAATTTGCAGCCTGGTGACGCCGTGATGACGTGCCCCGGGAAACTGCCCTGCAAGAACGTCATCCACGCTGTCGGGCCCAGGTGGAGCAGCGACAGACCAGAAATCTGTGTGAACCTGTTGAGGAAGACAGTGAAAAAATGTCTACAACTAGCTGAAAGGCACAAGCATCGTTCCATAGCTCTGCCTGCTATAAGTGGAGGGATTTTTGGCTTCCCGATGGAACTGTGTACTTATTCCATTGTATCCTCCATCAAGGAGACCTTGGAAGAGTCCAAGGGGAACAGCAGCTTGAAGGAGGTTCATCTTGTGGGTTTTGCACAGGATAGCATTCAGGCTTTCAGCAAGGCATTTGGAGAAGTGTTTTCAGAGTCTTCAGCTTCCTACAGGCCACTGCATCATGTCACTTCAGTTCCTCAACGCAGGCAGAGAACTTTCAAGCGTATTAAGCGTATGAATAACTTCCCATTCATAACAACTCAGGAAGGCCTTCACATCGTCCTGCAAACAGGAAGCATTGAAGATGCTGCA ACATCCGTTGTTGTCGTCAGTGTTGGCAAAGATCTCCAGCTTGACAAAGGGCCACTTGGCAAAGCTCtgctgagcaaggcagggcCCATGCTTCAGACAGGCTTGAGCAAAGAAGGTGGAGGAAGAATACCTGAGGAAGGATCTGTGTTGAAAACTAAAGGTTACAATCTGGCTTGCAGTGTTGTGCTTCATGCTGTGGTACCTGTGTGGTCCCAGAAAAACACACCTGCAAAG GTCTTGGGTGACATAATCACAAAATGCCTGGAGATTGCTGAAGAACTATCTTTGAAATCAATTACTTTTCCAGCAATTGGGACAGGGAATTTAGAATTCCCAAGATCTGTTGTTGCTAAATTATTGTTTGACAAAGTGTTTGAATTCAGTAGTGAAAACAGAGTGAATTCTCTTGAAGAAGTTCACTTTCTGTTGCACACAAAAGACACAGCTAATATTCAG GAATTTTCAGATGAACTTGAAAGCAGGTCTGTAGCTGTTAAAGGGCAGAAGCCTTCTCCAAATGACACGAGCCAAAGCCCAG cttTTTCTGCTATCCCTTCAAGCTCAGCACACAGTGTGCCTGAAATGAGAATTGGCTCCGTGGTGTTCCAGGTGGCAGAAGGTGATATTACCAAGGAGGTGGGAGATGCCATTGTAAACATAACAAACCAAACCTTCAGCCTCAAAACAG GTGTCTCCAGAGCAATTCTGAATGGTGCTGGAAAAGCAGTTGAAGATGAATGTGGTGTACTAG CCCAGAAAACTGGCAAGAACTATATCATCACCCAGGCAGGAAACCTGCCATGCAAAAACATAATGCATTTTGTTTACCAAAATGATATCAAGTCCCTGGTttcccaggtgctccaggagTGTGAGCTGCAGCAGTACACCTCTGTCATCTTCCCAGCAATTGGAACAG GAGAGGCACGCCGCAATCCAGCTGAGGTGGCTGGCAACATGATAGATGCAGTAACTGACTTTGCAAAAAGGAATCCTTCCACGTCTGTGAAAACTATTAAAGTTGTCATCTTTCAGCCACATCTGATGAGTGTGTTCCAAGCAAGCATGCAGAAAAGAGAACAGTCTACTGCAACACGAATCAAATCGTTTGTTTCCAAGGCATATCACATGGGTAAAT TAGCACTCTGGAGCTCTGAGAAACATTCCCCAAAGGGAAAAACCAAAGTGGTTTCGGAAAAGAAAATGGATCTGGCTGTTGTGCAGATTTgtggtgaaaataaaaaagaagtggAAGAAGCTGAAAAGTGGCTGAGAAGGGCAATTTCAAACGAACAATCTCATACAGAAATTGTAGACGAGACTATCTCTCATTTCGATGACGAAGAGGTTGAAGAACTGGATGAcctagaaaagaaattaaaaatttgtcTTAATTTGAAGAGTACCTGTATTGAAATTACAGGGGTTGCAAAAGATGTCTGCCAGGCTTCTTCAGCTGTTCATAAAATGATCCGCAAGATAAAAGCCGCTAAAGAGGCCCAGGCAAAACTTCTACAAAATTCAGTTGAATGGAAATACAGTGAAAAGGATTCCTATGTACCCTTCAACAGTCTCACAAATGTGGAGTTGGAAAATGCTTACAAGGCAAAGCAGAAAACTGTTGAAGTCATCATTGGTGAGCGAATATACACAGTGGATATGGAACGCAAGACTGCTGTGGATGACCAAGGAGGACAGATATCCATTATACGTATTGACAAATCTGAAG ATCAAAAGTCAATAGTGCTCCCTCCAACGTGGGACCCTATGGAAAATGAGCAACTCAAAATAGTGGAACTAAAAGCAGACTCAAGAGAGTATAAAGATGTGCAAGAAAGGTTTCTGCAGACCTGTCAGTCATTCAGAATTGAAAAG ATTGAAAGGATACAGAACCAATATTTATGGAAAAACTACCAAAtaaaaaagtgtgaaatagataaAAAAAATGGCAACAGAAATAATGAGAGGCTTCTGTTTCATGGGACAAGTCAGGAGTCATTAACCCTTATTAACAAAAAAGGATTTAACCGGAGCTATGCTGGAATGCACG CTGCAAACTTCGGAAATGGAACGTACTTTGCTGTTAATGCCAACTATTCTGCCCACGACATGTACTCTAGACCAGATGTGAATGGGAAGAAATACATGTACTTGGCCCGAGTCCTTGTTGGAGAATATTCTCTGGGGATAAAAGGATCAATTACTCCAGCACAAAAAAATGTTAGCAACTCTGTAGATCTGTATGATAGTTCAACTGATAACGTGAGCCACCCTTCCATGTTCATAATTTTTAATGACATTCAAGCTTACCCAGAATACCTTATCACTTTCACTAAGTAA